From Deinococcus sp. HSC-46F16, the proteins below share one genomic window:
- the ftsH gene encoding ATP-dependent zinc metalloprotease FtsH — translation MKRGAWGWGLAAAVGALLLLIIVLSPRSRPDELGLDDLAASLRAGKVATLTVQIQNNTALLTGRLDDGESFQTRTLAADPLIALPRLEAAGVEVTYAAPPRLSVITLVSGLLTGLLIVALLVLLFRRPGGGEGAAGNFGKSKAAVISEGQIKLTFADVAGCDEAKQDLQEVVDFLRHPERYHQLGARIPHGVLLVGPPGSGKTLLAKAVAGEARVPYFSISGSDFVEMFVGVGAARVRDLFEQARKSAPCIVFIDEIDAVGRKRGVNLQGGNDEREQTLNQLLVEMDGFASGQEVIILAATNRPDVLDAALLRPGRFDRQVVVDAPDVRGREMILRIHARKKPLDPSVDLGVIARRTAGMVGADLENLLNEAALGAARAGRSKIVMRDVEEARDRVLMGPERRSLVVREADRRVTAYHEVGHALAAQLLPHADKAHKLTIVPRGRSLGSALYTPEDRMHHTRAALLDRLCVALAGHAAEEVATGEVTTGAAKDFQQATGLARRMVTEWGMSEVGQLALAQESGSFLGYGPQQGVYSDHTAERIDAEVARILNGQYERAVGLLREHLHVLHRLTDELIVRESLSGEELVTILQGGSLTVPAFPDDDGEAPAAPPGLTPNPA, via the coding sequence GTGAAACGCGGCGCTTGGGGCTGGGGACTGGCGGCGGCGGTGGGGGCGCTGCTGCTCCTGATCATCGTGCTGAGTCCCCGCAGCCGCCCGGACGAACTCGGGTTGGACGACCTCGCGGCGTCGCTGCGGGCAGGCAAGGTCGCGACGCTGACCGTGCAGATTCAGAACAACACCGCCCTGCTGACGGGTCGGCTGGACGACGGGGAATCGTTCCAGACCCGCACCCTGGCCGCGGATCCCCTGATCGCGCTGCCCCGGCTGGAGGCGGCGGGGGTGGAGGTCACCTACGCCGCGCCTCCCCGCCTGAGCGTGATCACGCTGGTGAGCGGCCTGCTGACGGGCCTGCTGATCGTGGCCCTGCTCGTCCTGCTCTTCCGCCGCCCTGGGGGTGGGGAGGGCGCGGCGGGGAACTTCGGGAAGTCGAAGGCGGCGGTGATCAGCGAGGGCCAGATCAAACTGACCTTCGCCGATGTCGCCGGGTGCGACGAGGCCAAGCAGGACTTGCAGGAAGTCGTCGACTTCCTGCGCCACCCCGAGCGCTACCACCAGCTCGGTGCCCGCATCCCCCACGGCGTCCTCCTCGTCGGCCCCCCCGGTTCCGGCAAGACCCTCCTGGCCAAAGCGGTCGCGGGCGAAGCCCGCGTCCCCTACTTCTCCATCTCCGGCTCCGACTTCGTCGAGATGTTCGTCGGCGTCGGCGCCGCCCGCGTCCGTGACCTCTTCGAACAGGCCCGCAAGTCCGCCCCCTGCATCGTCTTTATCGACGAGATCGACGCCGTGGGCCGAAAGCGCGGCGTCAACCTCCAGGGCGGCAACGACGAACGCGAACAGACGTTGAATCAGTTGCTGGTGGAAATGGACGGCTTCGCCTCCGGGCAGGAAGTCATCATCCTGGCCGCCACCAACCGCCCCGATGTCCTGGACGCCGCGCTGCTGCGTCCAGGACGCTTCGACCGTCAGGTGGTCGTGGACGCCCCCGACGTGCGGGGGCGGGAGATGATCCTGCGCATTCATGCCCGCAAGAAGCCCCTGGATCCCAGCGTCGATCTGGGGGTGATTGCCCGCCGGACGGCGGGGATGGTGGGGGCGGATCTGGAGAACCTCTTGAACGAGGCGGCGCTGGGGGCGGCGCGGGCAGGGCGATCGAAGATCGTGATGCGGGATGTGGAAGAAGCGCGGGACCGGGTGCTGATGGGACCGGAGCGCCGCTCGCTGGTGGTGCGGGAAGCGGACCGGCGGGTGACGGCCTACCACGAGGTCGGTCACGCCCTCGCCGCTCAGCTTCTCCCCCACGCGGACAAGGCCCACAAGCTCACCATCGTGCCGCGTGGGCGGTCGCTGGGGTCGGCGCTCTACACGCCGGAAGACCGGATGCACCACACCCGCGCGGCGCTGCTTGACCGCCTGTGCGTGGCCCTCGCTGGGCACGCCGCCGAGGAGGTCGCCACCGGGGAGGTCACCACGGGCGCGGCCAAGGACTTCCAGCAGGCCACAGGTCTGGCCCGGCGCATGGTCACCGAGTGGGGCATGTCGGAAGTCGGGCAGCTCGCGCTCGCGCAGGAGAGCGGCAGCTTCCTGGGGTACGGGCCGCAGCAGGGTGTGTACAGCGACCACACCGCCGAGCGCATCGACGCGGAGGTCGCCCGCATCCTCAACGGCCAGTACGAGCGGGCCGTGGGGCTGCTGCGTGAGCACCTGCATGTGCTGCACCGCCTGACCGACGAACTCATCGTGCGCGAGTCGCTGAGCGGCGAGGAACTCGTCACCATCTTGCAGGGAGGAAGCCTCACGGTCCCCGCCTTCCCGGACGACGACGGCGAGGCACCCGCTGCGCCTCCCGGACTGACGCCCAATCCGGCCTGA
- the dnaK gene encoding molecular chaperone DnaK, which yields MPKAVGIDLGTTNSVIAVMEGGRPEVIVNAEGARTTPSVVAYKGDERLVGQIARRQAALNPKATLFEVKRFIGRRWDEIREEAGRAPFVVKEGPGGSVRIEVNGQDLAPEQVSAEVLRKLVNDASAKLGEKIRDVVITVPAYFDNSQREATKQAGEIAGLNVLRVINEPTAAALAYGLERKGNETVLVFDLGGGTFDVTILELGDGVFEVKSTSGDTHLGGADFDQRLVGWLAGEFQKEHNFDLRKDPQALQRLIEAAEKAKIELSNASETTISLPFITFDPETRTPLHLERSLTRAKFEELTADLLRRVRHPVEQALADAKLNASQIDEVILVGGSTRIPAVKRIVQDIIGKTPNESVNPDEAVALGAAVQAGIIQGDSSLGDIVLVDVTPLTLGVEVKGGMIAPMITRNTTVPAKKTEIYTTAENNQPGVEINVLQGERPMAADNKSLGRFKLEGIPPMPAGRPQIEVTFDIDANGILHVTAKEKTSGKEASIRIENTTTLDKGDVERMVREAEQNAEADRQRREKVEKRNNLDSLRVQALTQLDENAGAAQDAKDRLKAAADEAEDAVRSDDDSRIESAQKRLEDELRTFMNAAQSGGQGQDGAAQGQAQKQDDDVIDADFKPAD from the coding sequence ATGCCCAAAGCTGTCGGAATCGACCTCGGTACCACCAACTCTGTGATCGCTGTGATGGAAGGCGGGCGTCCCGAAGTCATCGTGAACGCCGAAGGCGCCCGCACCACCCCCTCGGTCGTGGCCTACAAGGGCGACGAGCGTCTTGTCGGGCAGATCGCCCGCCGTCAGGCCGCGCTGAACCCCAAAGCGACCCTGTTCGAGGTCAAGCGCTTTATCGGCCGCCGCTGGGACGAGATCCGCGAGGAAGCGGGCCGCGCTCCCTTCGTGGTGAAGGAAGGCCCGGGCGGGTCGGTGCGCATCGAAGTGAACGGCCAGGACCTCGCCCCCGAGCAGGTCAGCGCGGAGGTGCTGCGCAAGCTCGTCAACGACGCCTCCGCCAAGCTCGGCGAGAAGATCCGCGACGTGGTGATCACCGTGCCCGCGTACTTCGACAACTCGCAGCGTGAAGCCACCAAGCAGGCAGGCGAGATCGCGGGCCTGAACGTGCTGCGCGTGATCAACGAGCCCACCGCCGCCGCGCTCGCCTACGGGCTGGAGCGCAAGGGCAACGAGACAGTGCTCGTGTTCGACCTCGGGGGCGGCACCTTCGACGTGACCATCCTCGAACTCGGTGACGGCGTCTTCGAGGTGAAATCCACCTCCGGCGACACGCACCTTGGCGGCGCGGACTTCGACCAGCGCCTCGTGGGCTGGCTCGCGGGCGAGTTCCAGAAAGAGCACAACTTCGACCTGCGCAAGGACCCCCAGGCCCTCCAGCGCCTGATCGAGGCCGCCGAAAAGGCCAAGATTGAGCTGTCCAACGCCTCGGAGACCACCATCAGCCTGCCCTTCATCACCTTCGATCCCGAGACGCGCACCCCGCTGCACCTTGAGCGCAGCCTGACGCGGGCCAAGTTCGAGGAGCTGACTGCCGACCTGCTGCGCCGCGTGCGGCACCCGGTCGAGCAGGCCCTCGCGGACGCCAAGCTGAACGCCTCGCAGATCGACGAAGTGATTCTGGTCGGTGGTTCGACGCGTATCCCCGCTGTCAAGCGCATCGTGCAGGACATCATCGGCAAGACGCCCAACGAGTCGGTCAACCCCGACGAGGCCGTGGCGCTGGGCGCGGCGGTGCAGGCGGGCATCATCCAGGGGGACTCGTCCCTCGGTGACATCGTGCTGGTGGACGTGACCCCGCTGACCCTGGGCGTGGAGGTCAAGGGCGGCATGATCGCCCCGATGATCACCCGCAACACCACGGTCCCCGCCAAAAAGACCGAGATCTACACCACCGCCGAGAACAACCAGCCCGGCGTGGAGATCAACGTGCTGCAAGGCGAGCGCCCGATGGCCGCCGACAACAAGAGCCTCGGCCGCTTCAAGCTCGAAGGCATTCCGCCCATGCCCGCTGGCCGCCCGCAGATCGAGGTGACCTTCGACATCGACGCGAACGGCATCTTGCACGTGACCGCCAAGGAGAAGACCAGCGGCAAGGAAGCGTCGATTCGCATCGAGAACACCACCACCCTCGACAAGGGCGACGTGGAGCGCATGGTCCGCGAGGCCGAGCAGAACGCTGAGGCCGACCGCCAGCGCCGCGAGAAGGTCGAGAAGCGCAACAACCTCGACTCGCTGCGGGTGCAGGCCCTGACGCAACTTGACGAGAACGCCGGGGCCGCCCAGGATGCCAAGGACCGCCTGAAGGCCGCCGCCGACGAGGCCGAGGACGCCGTGCGCTCGGACGACGACAGCCGCATCGAGAGCGCCCAGAAGCGGCTCGAAGATGAACTCCGCACCTTTATGAACGCCGCGCAGTCGGGCGGACAGGGTCAGGACGGCGCCGCCCAGGGCCAGGCGCAGAAGCAGGACGACGACGTGATCGACGCGGACTTCAAGCCCGCCGACTGA
- a CDS encoding nucleotide exchange factor GrpE, giving the protein MTQDDQNTENQKKTVDADTGTEIDTDLPTAETDNLEEDLDAAGFPGMDEGMFAQVQEMMGKLERADELEKENAELKNRLGRLAADFESYRRRTQEDVDAAQGQGVAKAAEALMPVYDDLDRALSMGTGDPAKLIPGMQAVQNKVLLVFSGLGLEATGREGEVFDPRWHEAIQVVPADEDDVIVQVYQLGFRMGDRSVRPARVVVGKKQ; this is encoded by the coding sequence ATGACCCAGGACGACCAGAACACAGAGAACCAGAAGAAGACCGTGGACGCCGACACCGGCACCGAAATCGACACGGACCTCCCGACCGCCGAGACGGACAACCTCGAAGAGGACCTTGACGCGGCGGGCTTCCCCGGCATGGACGAGGGGATGTTCGCCCAGGTGCAGGAGATGATGGGCAAGCTCGAACGGGCCGACGAGCTGGAGAAGGAAAACGCCGAGCTGAAGAATCGGCTGGGGCGCCTCGCCGCCGACTTCGAGAGCTACCGCCGCCGCACCCAGGAGGACGTGGACGCCGCCCAGGGGCAGGGGGTGGCGAAGGCCGCCGAGGCCCTGATGCCCGTCTACGACGACCTCGACCGGGCGCTGAGCATGGGCACGGGCGACCCCGCCAAGCTGATTCCCGGCATGCAGGCCGTGCAGAACAAGGTGCTGCTGGTCTTCAGCGGGCTGGGCCTGGAAGCCACCGGGCGCGAGGGCGAGGTCTTCGACCCCCGCTGGCACGAGGCGATTCAAGTCGTGCCCGCCGACGAGGACGACGTGATCGTGCAGGTCTACCAGCTCGGGTTCCGCATGGGCGACCGCTCGGTGCGGCCCGCGCGGGTGGTGGTGGGCAAGAAGCAGTGA
- a CDS encoding DnaJ C-terminal domain-containing protein, with product MAYKDYYNVLGVTRGASDADIKSAYRKLAKQYHPDKNQGDEKAADRFKEIGEAYAVLSDPEKRKLYDQFGHTGQVPPGYGDAGNFQGGDFAGFDPSQFSDFFQGLFGMGGRRGGGFQGGTGGFPGGGQVNLDDLLGGIGGTQGRRFVQNVEGELQVTLQEAFQGSDEVINVDGKRLALRVPAGTRDGSRLRLAGQAPGGGDVLLTIRVLEDARFDLEGDDLITTVDVPAPVAALGGSVTVPTLGGNVTLTVPPGSSGGRRMRLRGQGWPRRDGTRGDLYARLNLTVPRDLTDEERELYRKLRELRP from the coding sequence ATGGCATACAAGGATTACTACAACGTCCTCGGCGTCACGCGCGGCGCCTCGGACGCGGACATCAAAAGCGCGTACCGCAAGCTCGCCAAGCAGTACCACCCCGACAAGAACCAGGGGGACGAAAAGGCCGCCGACCGCTTCAAGGAGATCGGGGAAGCCTACGCGGTCCTCTCTGACCCGGAAAAGCGCAAGCTCTACGACCAGTTCGGCCACACCGGGCAGGTGCCGCCGGGGTACGGCGACGCCGGGAACTTCCAGGGCGGCGACTTCGCGGGCTTCGACCCCTCGCAGTTCAGCGACTTCTTCCAGGGCCTCTTCGGCATGGGGGGGCGCCGGGGCGGCGGCTTCCAGGGGGGCACGGGAGGCTTTCCGGGCGGCGGGCAGGTCAACCTCGACGACCTGCTGGGCGGCATCGGCGGCACCCAGGGGCGGAGATTCGTGCAGAACGTGGAGGGCGAGTTGCAGGTCACCCTTCAGGAAGCGTTCCAGGGCTCGGACGAGGTCATCAACGTGGACGGCAAGCGCCTCGCCCTGCGCGTGCCTGCCGGAACCCGTGACGGCTCCCGGCTGCGGCTGGCGGGGCAGGCTCCGGGGGGCGGCGACGTGCTGCTCACCATCCGGGTGCTGGAAGACGCCCGCTTCGACCTGGAGGGCGACGACCTGATCACCACGGTGGACGTGCCCGCTCCTGTCGCGGCGCTGGGCGGCTCCGTCACCGTGCCCACGCTGGGGGGCAACGTGACCCTCACCGTGCCGCCCGGCAGCAGCGGGGGCCGCCGTATGCGCCTGCGCGGGCAGGGCTGGCCGAGGCGGGACGGCACGCGGGGCGATCTCTACGCCCGGCTGAACCTGACCGTGCCCCGCGACCTCACCGACGAGGAGCGGGAGCTGTACCGCAAGCTGCGCGAGTTGCGCCCATGA
- a CDS encoding CBS domain-containing protein, with translation MPTLREIMTPNPVTVDPQATLKEVATLMLEQDIGAVLVMDGEHPSGIITDRDIVIRAVAYGHDYGTAVTDYTTGSVFTMEADTDVQEAAREMADRQLRRLPVTDGGKVVGMVSLGDLAVRAGGNADETALQGVSQPSVDPQ, from the coding sequence ATGCCCACCCTCCGAGAGATCATGACCCCCAACCCCGTGACCGTGGACCCCCAGGCCACCCTCAAGGAAGTCGCCACCTTGATGCTGGAACAGGACATCGGGGCCGTGCTGGTGATGGACGGGGAGCACCCCAGCGGGATCATCACCGACCGCGACATCGTGATTCGGGCGGTCGCCTACGGTCACGACTACGGCACCGCCGTGACCGACTACACCACCGGCAGCGTCTTCACGATGGAGGCCGACACCGACGTGCAGGAGGCCGCCCGCGAGATGGCCGACCGCCAGCTTCGCCGCCTGCCCGTGACCGACGGCGGCAAGGTCGTGGGCATGGTCAGCCTGGGGGACCTCGCCGTCCGCGCGGGCGGGAATGCCGACGAGACGGCCCTGCAAGGGGTCAGCCAGCCCAGCGTCGATCCCCAGTAA